The following nucleotide sequence is from Triticum dicoccoides isolate Atlit2015 ecotype Zavitan chromosome 7B, WEW_v2.0, whole genome shotgun sequence.
AATGGGGTCAACCAACCTGCCTTTTCGCAATTTTCAATAGGGATCAGGGGGTGAAGTTAGACCTGTTGGCTGCAGCTGATTCTAGTCTTTAGAGAATATTTTGGATTTAATTGGCTATATAATACTCCTCTGTCGGTAGGGCAAACCTCAGACTAACAAGTATCAATATTACATTGCATGTGATATAAAACTGACGGTCACTAGGTTCATACTAAAAAATAAGTGTATCCGTTGGTCAAAGGTTTGTCCACACAAAATTTAATATGCCATGTAtttaggatggagggagtatatcaatAATCGCTTCCATTTCATGCCAGAAAAACATTTGTCAATTTAGTATGCATAGTAAAAAAACAAATGATACTTTGCTCGCTAACATACACAATAAAGAATTTCcatataaaaaacagaaaaaccgCTGGTCAGATGTAGATGTATAATAAAGAACAATGATCATAGTATTGCATACCCAAATACATAGGAGCGACGATACTACAACAGTTCACAAACACTACAAGATTTAACAAAGGCGGTTAGTTGATGGGGGCTGCTGCATCTGGAGTGTCCAGAGCGGCAAAATCCGTCATCGATGAAGGACGACAATGTTTCTCATTGGAAGCAGATAACTAAACTAATTGGATTGCTCCAGGCTCCAGGTGCTACTGGTGCCCACTCGCCTGCACCAACTTTTGTTTTCCTGCACACATGTCAAAGGCTGGTGTCATTGATGCCATCATCTTGCGTTGAACTTGAATATCAGGTACATGTATTCTCTTCCACAACCTATACTTGCAAGTCCTAGGCTTCTGACCATAGGCTATGGCTGAATTACAACACATTCATGCACTTGTAATGAACCACATGTGAATGCGTGGGTGTTTGACCGTCTAATGATACAGTGGAAGACGTACCCAGAACAATTTAGTCAAATGATACCAATCATAATGGTGTTAAAATATAAGCACTCTGCTCGTACTATATATCCTGTGTTCAATCATCTAAACCAATTATTTGTTCCTGTACAATCATTTGCAGCCATGCACGGAAATTTGCAAGTAGATAAGATCCTGGCACTGGTACACAAACTCATCAGTAGGTCACCTGTTCCTCAGGGTGGAAGGTCCCTGAAATAGGACAACAACGCCTTACAAATTAGAATAGCCTTCTTCAGTAGAGTACTGCAAACCATTCATCCAAAGAAAAACCGGTACTTCTCACTTGATTTTTCTATTCGTCAGGTAGAAGACATCAAAGATCTTGGCAGATCATGTATTGCAAATGGAACCTACATGAAAAGTGTAGTTGGTGAGAGTTTCAACCCGCTGGAGTGCTaactcatgacatatacatgtagaATATTTATCTACTATACTACATGCTTTTAAGAAGAGTAAAACTTCCCTTCCAATGTGCATTGAGATGATAAAACACAATTGCCTTTGTGGCTTTGACTATTCTACATGCTGATTCACATTGATATCTCAGAATAATAAGGAAAAAATAATAATGTGGTCCTCTAATTTACCCCAACAATAGATGGGGATAGGGTGCAAACACAGCTATACAAAAAATGGCCAACTACAAGACATCAGCAAAGATCTGGGCCAATTATGTATCACAAGTTTACAACCTGCTGGAACCTACAAGAAAAAGTTAGTTGGTGAGAGTTTTAACCCGTTGGGACTTGGGAGTGCTaactcatgacatatacatgtagaGTATTTATCTTCTATGCTACAAGCTTTTAAGAAGAGTAAAACTTCCCTTCTAATGTGCATTGAGATGATAAACACGATGGCCTTTGCATCTTTGACTATTCTACATGCTGATTCACATTGATATTTCTGACAAGGAAAACATAACAATGTGGTTCTCTAATTTACCACAGTAAAAGATGGGGTGGGGATGGTGCAAACAGAGCAATACAAAAATGGCTAACCTTTTTGCAAGTGTTCATAAAGTGAATAAACAAAATAACACCATAGTCACTCCTTAACTAAAAGGATATATGTGTATATGTGCATAGTGCATACGGCTTGACATGAGTACATGACACGGGATGAAGAAGCCTAACCAAGGAGTGCCTTAGTTAAAGAACATAGGACTGTTAGATGTAATGactaatgagatcatcgaggacggCAGACTCAACCAACTTTGACTGGGACAGTGGGATTCACTATTTAAAAGACCATGGAACTTAAAAACAGAGAATATAATGATCTAACTCTGCAAGTAAACACCAAGACCAAATTAGAATTAGCAACCGAGACTCATTTAAACGAAGCTTTCAAATTCGACTGCAATATTAACCATTTGATAGGATCAGACCAGTCCTAAAGTTACTAGGCACAATTTCTGTTTAATCTGCAAAAAAATTAGAGAGGTCTAGAATACTCCAGACAAATAACAACCTAGTTAGACAAATTAACCAATAACATACTAGATGATATAAGTCCAGGAGTCAAGGGACACCAGAAAACGACATAAATATATGAACAGAAAAACAGTGATTAGCGTTGGCCTATATTTCTCAGAGCATTATGCTTCTGTCCAGTGGTGGACATACCTGATTCTGCATTTGTTTATGGACCCAAATAACAGGACAGGAGGAAGACAGACAAGGTGACGAGAGCTCCGTGGCTGCTTTCTTCTCACGTTGCGTGCATGGATGGATTTCAGAAATATAAAATCTGAACCCACACCTGGTAAAGCACGTGGAATGATGGATGCCGCATGCTACATGAAACCAGACAAAAACAATACCTGGAGTTGGTAGTTACGACTTATCAAGAGGAGACAAGAAAAGTAAATTCTCATATTGCGTGTTTTCCCAGTGCCATCATGTTGTCTTGTGGAGCCCATGAATCTGGAATTTAGGCTTCCATTTGTTTAAATTCAAGTTGAAGAGTGATGTGGTTTTTTTATATCCGCGCAAACTCTGAGCGAGCATGTGACATTTTGAGGTTCACCATTTTTAGAACTTGGTGTTGTCCAGCAAACCTTGGTCAGCTGTTTGTCCAATCCTGTATCCTGCCGATACTCTGATGTAGCTTCACTGAATAATCTGGAAGCATTATACGCCACAGCGTCAGACTAGTTGCTAGCAGCCACGAAGTTTCTTGGTTACTTGTTATATTCTGTGCCTTGAACACGGATCCTTCACTTGCTTCATTCAGAGTTTCATACACCTTTCTATGTTCCCTATCCTGTGCAATTTCAGCAAGGAAACAGAGTAAGCGTATATGCACAAGAAGCGCAAAATTTCAAGTCAAAGCATACAGCGCTGAAGCTCTATCATCCGGTTACCTTCCGTTTCCATAAAACTATACAGGCTTCAgatgaaaaggaaaaaaaaatatgGACCATCAGTTATTCAATATCATGATCGTTCAAAAGCAAACTATCTCATGAAACTATTGTTAAATATCTACATCTAACAGAACCAAGCGCAAGGCTACACACATAAAACAACTAGTAGCAGAGGACAAAGGTAGGAGGAAAGAAGCAGGTGAGATTTGTGTCGCCATCACATTGTGGTCATAGTGATTGCCCAAATGGCCAGCATACTCAAGTCAACAGAACCAAGTgccataattttttttattgtatgGACACAGACAAGACCCCAGCCCAGGACCATGCACATGCAATTGCATGCACCAGCAACAAGCTATCTACCATGGACATAAAGTGAACGCAAATGCTAAGGGCACATCAGTCTTTTCCACTTGAATGATTATGTCTAGCATGGTGTTGTTCCTCTAGAAAACATGGATCAGCAAGCCATTATATATAGGAAGGTATGTTCAGGCGACCAGCAATCCCAAAGACAGGTACGCTAAGGTGTGAAGGGGAGACAGATCATCTCGTTTCCCCCGTCCTTCCGCCATTGACCTATCCTATTATCCATCAATGGGGAGGCCACCTTCTAGCGATGAGAATGGCCTCAAGAAGGGCCCCTGGACTACCGAGGAAGACGAGAAGCTCATGATCTACATCCAGAAGCATGGCCATGGAAGCTGGAGAGCCCTGCCTCAACTTGCTGGTACCCAACATATGGCACATCTCTCTTTCTCTGCCTCATGCACATTTCCTTCACCAAGAATGTTGTTCACCATATTTTCTTTGCAGGCCTGAACAGGTGTGGTAAGAGCTGCAGGCTAAGATGGACCAACTACCTGAAGCCAGACATCAAGAGAGGGAAGTTCTCCCAGGAGGAAGAGCAAACCATCCTCCAGCTACACACCATCCTTGGCAACAAGTACTAACTACACCGACATTCTATTGCATACATCTCAGATGAATTGTTTTAGCTAATATTTAACCAAACCAGGTGGTCGGCTATTGCGAAGCATCTCCCTGGACGGACAGACAACGAGATCAAGAACTTCTGGAACACCCACCTCAGGAAGAAGCTcatcaagatgggcatcgatccgaTGACCCACCGTCCGAGAACAGACTTCTTTGCTGCTCTCCCACAGCTCATTGCACTCGCCAACCTTCGTCAGTTCATCAATCAGCAACCATGGGATGACCACACTGCCCGGCTGCAAGCTCAGACAGCACAGGCTGCCAACCTCCAGTACGTGCAGTCACTACTTCACTCTGCAGCCTCCATTGCCGCCAGCCCCACTACCAGCAGCAGCCTCAACAGTCTCACCATGGACCTGGAGCAGATCAACTTCCTGAACCCTCCGCAGATGCTTTCTCCAAGTGCACTTGAGGGTATTAGTGGCATAGACTTAGCCGGGCACGTGTCTCAGAGCCAAATGCCTAGCGTTACCTTTGACCACACAATTGGCAACATCAACCCGGGTTCACATAACAATGTTGAAAGCAGTGAACAACACTGCGATGAGGGAGAGAACAGCAGCAAGAAAAGGCTGTTTCTCTCTGAAAACTCCCTTCCACCCCTCACTGACATGGCAGCTTCCAACATTTGTAATACCATCAGCACCTCAAACTGCGACGGCGTCAGTAGTCCGTTTCCCAGCTGGTCGGAAATCCTCCTTGATGAAGAGCTGCTGAGCGAGTTTGCATGATGTAACCTGAATTCCCTAGCTTGAATTGCATACTAGCCAGTGGCTTGCGTTTTGGAATTTAGGCTTATCATTTTACCACTTTTTTACATAGTTTCTTTAGGTTTATTTTTCATGCACTTGTAGGCTCAGAAAGGAGTCCATAGATAAGCCTACAAGCATGAGATGTTTTTATTCTGACTACTATGGTATGTATGTGTACATATAATACACATGTAAGGTTGCTTGGGTTGttcttcctttctctctctctgccaCTATATCTTAGTTCCTGGAGCACTGTTTTGTCCTAGTTGCTcgaaaataggtcattttgaattttgatacaaatggtgcgatgatATAGCTCGAGCGACAACATGCGTGAAAGAAAAAAATACCGCTCACTGCTACCACACCAGAGGCCATCTATCATATAGTAGAATTAACATAAAGAAAAGCTTGCCTGATTGCACTTTATGCAGCTTCTAAATGCTTTTCCTGAA
It contains:
- the LOC119340992 gene encoding transcription factor MYB93-like gives rise to the protein MGRPPSSDENGLKKGPWTTEEDEKLMIYIQKHGHGSWRALPQLAGLNRCGKSCRLRWTNYLKPDIKRGKFSQEEEQTILQLHTILGNKWSAIAKHLPGRTDNEIKNFWNTHLRKKLIKMGIDPMTHRPRTDFFAALPQLIALANLRQFINQQPWDDHTARLQAQTAQAANLQYVQSLLHSAASIAASPTTSSSLNSLTMDLEQINFLNPPQMLSPSALEGISGIDLAGHVSQSQMPSVTFDHTIGNINPGSHNNVESSEQHCDEGENSSKKRLFLSENSLPPLTDMAASNICNTISTSNCDGVSSPFPSWSEILLDEELLSEFA